The Corallococcus soli genome has a window encoding:
- a CDS encoding ATP-dependent helicase, with product MDLSKLNPPQREAVLTTEGPLLVLAGAGSGKTRVITHRIVHLLNERPGHLLARNILAVTFTNKAATEMKERLVHMAGPRAQGVLVCTFHAFGAEVLREDIHRLGWPRKFAIADMGDQLAIIRRAMREKRIDDRAFDVRKVLTLISKAKNSGEVPQPKGEGMGDDYDLITAMVFADYQLALKAQGSVDFDDLLVLPARLLREHPDLHRKYTQRFRYLLVDEFQDTNHAQLDLLKLLAGESRNVCAVGDDDQCIYSWRGAEVRNILDFERHFPGGKEVRLEQNYRSSQRVLDAANAVIAKNPERKDKRMWTDRRGGELVKVVACPNDEEEARFVAHEIQKHISQGIPADDIAVLYRTNGQSRPVEEMLREKNIPYEVVGGSEFFDRSEVKDVIAYFKVLANRLDEISLMRIVNVPARGIGDVTMERLHAHSRAEGVTLWTSMRRADTYEDLPAGAGGKVLEFVEMVERYRDAFSQAPRLSEATQKLLEEIGFREATRAKAVSGTAADKKLKSVDHVLASLEKFEKREGPKASLLTYLNRLSLDTRQEEEEIPGQNRRVTLMSLHASKGLEYRLVFFLGMEEDLMPHGGMQGEAQNLEEERRLCYVGITRAKELLYLTRSTVRVKRGKEVPRTPSRFLEDLPPDAFENVDMDAPRQGPPDEKEKNFFANLKERFKKPTPGGPGPGTPGRAP from the coding sequence ATGGACCTTTCGAAGCTCAATCCTCCACAGCGTGAGGCCGTGCTGACGACCGAGGGTCCCCTGCTCGTCCTGGCGGGAGCCGGCAGCGGCAAGACGCGGGTCATCACCCACCGCATCGTCCACCTGCTCAACGAGCGGCCGGGCCACCTGCTGGCCCGCAACATCCTGGCCGTCACCTTCACCAACAAGGCCGCCACGGAGATGAAGGAGCGGCTGGTCCACATGGCCGGCCCGCGCGCCCAGGGCGTCCTCGTCTGCACCTTCCACGCGTTCGGCGCGGAGGTGCTGCGCGAGGACATCCACCGGCTGGGGTGGCCCCGGAAGTTCGCCATCGCGGACATGGGCGACCAGCTGGCCATCATCCGCCGCGCCATGCGCGAGAAGCGCATCGACGACCGCGCCTTCGACGTGCGCAAGGTCCTCACCCTCATCTCCAAGGCGAAGAACTCCGGAGAGGTGCCGCAGCCCAAGGGCGAGGGGATGGGGGACGACTACGACCTCATCACCGCCATGGTGTTCGCGGACTACCAGCTCGCGCTCAAGGCGCAGGGCTCCGTGGACTTCGACGACCTGCTGGTGCTGCCCGCGCGGCTCCTGCGCGAGCACCCGGACCTGCACCGCAAGTACACGCAGCGCTTCCGCTACCTGCTGGTGGACGAGTTCCAGGACACCAACCACGCCCAGCTGGATCTGCTCAAGCTGCTCGCGGGCGAGTCGCGCAACGTGTGCGCGGTGGGTGACGACGACCAGTGCATCTACTCCTGGAGAGGCGCGGAGGTGCGCAACATCCTGGACTTCGAGCGGCACTTCCCGGGCGGCAAGGAGGTGCGGCTGGAGCAGAACTACCGCTCGTCACAGCGGGTGCTGGACGCCGCCAACGCCGTCATCGCGAAGAACCCCGAGCGCAAGGACAAGCGCATGTGGACCGACCGCCGGGGCGGCGAGCTGGTCAAGGTGGTGGCCTGTCCGAACGACGAGGAGGAGGCCCGCTTCGTCGCGCACGAAATCCAGAAGCACATCTCCCAGGGCATCCCCGCGGACGACATCGCGGTGCTCTACCGCACCAACGGCCAGTCGCGCCCGGTGGAGGAGATGCTGCGTGAGAAGAACATCCCCTACGAAGTGGTGGGCGGCAGCGAGTTCTTCGACCGCAGCGAGGTGAAGGACGTCATCGCGTACTTCAAGGTGCTGGCCAACCGGCTGGATGAGATCAGCCTCATGCGCATCGTCAACGTGCCGGCGCGAGGCATCGGCGACGTGACCATGGAGCGGCTGCACGCGCACTCGCGCGCGGAGGGCGTGACGCTCTGGACGTCCATGCGCCGCGCGGACACCTACGAGGACCTGCCGGCCGGCGCGGGCGGCAAAGTGCTGGAGTTCGTGGAGATGGTGGAGCGCTACCGCGACGCCTTCTCCCAGGCCCCGCGCCTGTCGGAGGCGACGCAGAAGCTCCTGGAGGAGATCGGCTTCCGGGAGGCCACCCGGGCGAAGGCCGTCTCCGGCACCGCCGCGGACAAGAAGCTCAAGAGCGTGGACCACGTGCTCGCGTCGCTGGAGAAGTTCGAGAAGCGCGAGGGCCCCAAGGCCAGCCTCCTCACGTACCTGAACCGCCTCAGCCTGGACACGCGCCAGGAGGAGGAGGAGATCCCCGGCCAGAACCGCCGCGTGACGCTCATGTCCCTGCACGCCTCCAAGGGCCTGGAGTACCGGCTCGTCTTCTTCCTGGGCATGGAGGAGGACCTGATGCCCCACGGCGGCATGCAGGGCGAGGCGCAGAACCTGGAGGAGGAGCGCCGCCTCTGCTACGTGGGCATCACCCGCGCCAAGGAGCTGCTGTACCTCACGCGCTCCACGGTCCGCGTGAAGCGCGGCAAGGAGGTGCCCCGCACGCCCTCGCGCTTCCTGGAGGATCTGCCCCCGGACGCCTTCGAGAACGTCGACATGGACGCGCCGCGTCAGGGCCCTCCGGACGAGAAGGAGAAGAACTTCTTCGCCAACCTGAAGGAGCGGTTCAAGAAGCCCACGCCTGGCGGGCCCGGCCCGGGGACGCCCGGCCGGGCGCCCTAG
- the rplM gene encoding 50S ribosomal protein L13 translates to MSQKTYSAKAADIKRQWHVIDVSDKVLGRAASQIATLLKGKHKPTYTPSIDTGDHVIVINADKVKVTGTKETDKLYYRHPYAGFPGALKITNLQKLRAKHPEDVILNAVRRMLPRSALGRQMMTKLKVYAGDTHPHTAQKPVAYKVEA, encoded by the coding sequence ATGTCGCAGAAGACCTACAGCGCCAAGGCCGCGGACATCAAGCGCCAGTGGCACGTCATCGACGTGTCCGACAAGGTGCTTGGCCGCGCCGCCAGTCAGATTGCTACCCTGCTGAAGGGCAAGCACAAGCCGACGTACACCCCGTCCATCGACACGGGCGACCACGTGATCGTCATCAACGCCGACAAGGTGAAGGTGACGGGCACGAAGGAGACCGACAAGCTCTACTACCGGCACCCGTACGCCGGTTTCCCGGGCGCCCTGAAGATCACCAACCTGCAGAAGCTCCGCGCCAAGCACCCCGAGGACGTGATCCTCAATGCGGTGCGTCGCATGCTTCCGCGCAGCGCCCTGGGCCGTCAGATGATGACCAAGCTCAAGGTGTATGCCGGTGATACCCATCCGCACACCGCCCAGAAGCCGGTGGCGTACAAGGTCGAGGCGTAA
- the rpsI gene encoding 30S ribosomal protein S9 has protein sequence MAINPELGFYATGRRKEATARVWLRPGNGLVVINGRDINEYFGRETSKMVLNQPLEILEQKGKLDVTVNVRGGGLSGQAGAIRHGIARALCAFNPEFRPALKKAGFLTRDARAVERKKYGQPGARRRFQFSKR, from the coding sequence ATGGCGATCAATCCCGAACTCGGTTTCTACGCCACCGGCCGCCGCAAGGAGGCCACCGCTCGAGTGTGGCTGCGTCCTGGCAATGGCCTCGTGGTCATCAACGGCCGCGACATCAATGAGTACTTCGGCCGTGAGACGTCGAAGATGGTGCTCAACCAGCCGCTGGAGATCCTGGAGCAGAAGGGCAAGCTCGACGTCACGGTCAACGTGCGCGGCGGCGGCCTCTCTGGTCAGGCCGGTGCCATCCGTCACGGCATCGCGCGCGCGCTGTGCGCCTTCAACCCGGAGTTCCGTCCGGCGCTGAAGAAGGCCGGCTTCCTCACCCGCGATGCTCGCGCGGTCGAGCGCAAGAAGTACGGCCAGCCCGGCGCCCGTCGTCGGTTCCAGTTCTCCAAGCGCTAG
- a CDS encoding type IV pilus twitching motility protein PilT, which translates to MELNEILQIALRGGASDIHLKAGLPPMFRVDGSLVPLKDGRRLPPEEVARMAFGIMNEFQKEKFKVSNEVDLAYGVPGLGRFRVNVFQQRGTVGAVLRVIPFKVMTMKDLLLPPVLEKVCGEERGLVLVTGTTGSGKSTTLAAMIDFINSNETNHIMTIEDPIEFLIRDKRSIVNQREVGVDTMSFSQALKSALRQDPDVILVGEMRDHETIETALHAAETGHLVMSTLHTLDATETVNRIVSAFPPHQQKQVRLQLSSVLRGVVSQRLVPRADGKGRVAAVEVLRVTTRVRELIEDKDRTKEIHDAIAQGTDSYGMQTFDQSLMGLVRNGLVTYDEAHRQASNPDDFALRFSGISGTSDSKWDNFDAKAGEERPIPGSASFAQKGAPAQAQAPAAPPAQAQRPGAPMAGRPMTPPPGVAAPRPPGTPPPGVVQGRPMPPQAARPPAPAPVPAPAPAAGGDDDFQIERF; encoded by the coding sequence ATGGAACTCAACGAAATCCTGCAGATCGCCCTGCGCGGCGGTGCCTCCGACATCCACTTGAAGGCGGGCCTGCCGCCCATGTTCCGCGTGGACGGTTCGTTGGTGCCGCTCAAGGACGGCCGCCGCCTGCCCCCGGAGGAGGTGGCGCGCATGGCGTTCGGCATCATGAACGAGTTCCAGAAGGAGAAGTTCAAGGTCAGCAACGAGGTGGACCTGGCGTACGGAGTCCCCGGCCTGGGCCGCTTCCGCGTGAACGTCTTCCAGCAGCGCGGCACGGTGGGCGCCGTGCTCCGCGTCATCCCCTTCAAGGTGATGACGATGAAGGACCTGCTGCTGCCCCCGGTGCTGGAGAAGGTGTGCGGCGAGGAGCGCGGCCTGGTGCTGGTGACGGGCACCACGGGCTCCGGCAAGTCCACGACGTTGGCGGCGATGATCGACTTCATCAACTCCAATGAGACGAACCACATCATGACCATCGAGGACCCCATCGAGTTCCTCATCCGCGACAAGCGCTCCATCGTGAACCAGCGCGAAGTGGGTGTGGACACGATGAGCTTCTCGCAGGCCCTCAAGAGCGCGCTGCGCCAGGACCCGGACGTCATCCTGGTGGGCGAAATGCGCGACCACGAGACCATCGAAACCGCGCTCCACGCCGCGGAGACGGGCCACCTCGTGATGTCCACGCTGCACACGCTGGACGCGACGGAGACCGTCAACCGCATCGTGTCCGCCTTCCCCCCGCACCAGCAGAAGCAGGTGCGCCTGCAGCTCTCCAGCGTGCTGCGCGGCGTGGTGAGCCAGCGGCTCGTCCCGCGCGCGGACGGCAAGGGCCGCGTGGCGGCGGTGGAGGTGCTGCGCGTCACCACGCGCGTGCGGGAGCTCATCGAGGACAAGGACCGCACCAAGGAGATCCACGACGCCATCGCGCAGGGCACGGACTCCTACGGCATGCAGACCTTCGACCAGTCGTTGATGGGGCTCGTGCGCAACGGGCTCGTCACCTACGACGAAGCCCACCGCCAAGCGAGCAACCCGGACGACTTCGCGCTGCGCTTCTCCGGTATCAGCGGCACGTCCGACTCGAAGTGGGACAACTTCGACGCCAAGGCCGGCGAGGAGCGTCCCATCCCGGGCTCGGCGTCCTTCGCCCAGAAGGGCGCGCCCGCCCAGGCCCAGGCCCCCGCGGCGCCGCCCGCCCAGGCCCAGCGTCCCGGGGCGCCCATGGCCGGCCGGCCCATGACGCCGCCGCCCGGCGTGGCGGCCCCGCGTCCTCCGGGGACGCCTCCGCCCGGCGTGGTCCAGGGCCGGCCCATGCCTCCGCAGGCCGCCCGTCCTCCCGCGCCCGCCCCGGTGCCCGCGCCCGCTCCGGCGGCCGGGGGCGACGACGACTTCCAGATTGAACGCTTCTGA
- a CDS encoding regulatory protein RecX: MVEEPEGPEAVQRATDACLRLLSVRARSRHELTLALERKGYPGPVRDQVLARLSEWGYLDDAKFARDRATSLLGKGKLGPRAVLQRLQAHGLEGAVARQALASAKDAVGFDALEAARQVLEKRRLAGRPLDAKEQARAGRLLLSRGFAPDIVTRLVGEPSLDPSGQDE; the protein is encoded by the coding sequence ATGGTTGAGGAGCCCGAAGGTCCGGAGGCTGTCCAGCGCGCCACCGACGCCTGTCTGCGCCTGCTCTCGGTGCGCGCCCGGAGCCGCCACGAACTGACGCTCGCCCTGGAGCGCAAGGGCTACCCCGGCCCCGTGCGCGACCAGGTGCTCGCCCGGCTCTCCGAATGGGGCTACCTGGACGACGCGAAGTTCGCCCGCGACCGCGCCACGTCCCTGCTGGGCAAGGGGAAGCTGGGGCCGCGCGCCGTCCTCCAGCGGCTCCAGGCGCACGGCCTGGAGGGCGCCGTGGCCCGGCAGGCGCTGGCGTCCGCGAAGGACGCGGTGGGCTTCGACGCGCTGGAGGCCGCCCGGCAGGTGCTGGAGAAGCGGCGCCTGGCGGGCCGCCCGCTGGACGCGAAGGAGCAGGCGCGCGCGGGGCGGCTCCTGCTCAGCCGGGGTTTCGCGCCCGACATCGTGACCCGTCTGGTGGGTGAACCTTCGCTGGACCCCTCCGGGCAGGACGAATAG
- a CDS encoding outer membrane protein assembly factor BamD, producing MRSVVLCVTVLLLSGCAALSQGPAGEPNYAGQAMENLALGDAAMEDKDFLKAEKYFDHVRAKYPYLEAAREAELKLGDLDFAREMYPEAREKFDSFIKLHPTHPKVDYAAYRAALSYVEEFPSEFFALPPSYEKEQKPMYDALRAMNAFLRQYPQSQYATDAKVHADDARFRLARHELYVASFYARRERWKAVAQRLEGLLKDYPGTTLEEEALFKLHEAYGKLNDPQRAQDTLRQVIKRLPGTPAAERAQKMLGS from the coding sequence ATGCGCTCTGTCGTCCTGTGTGTGACCGTCCTCTTGCTCTCCGGCTGCGCGGCCCTGTCCCAGGGGCCCGCCGGCGAGCCCAACTACGCCGGCCAGGCCATGGAGAACCTGGCGCTGGGCGATGCCGCGATGGAGGACAAGGACTTCCTCAAGGCGGAGAAGTACTTCGACCACGTCCGCGCCAAGTACCCCTACCTGGAGGCGGCCCGTGAAGCGGAGCTGAAGCTGGGGGACCTGGACTTCGCCCGGGAGATGTACCCGGAGGCGCGGGAGAAGTTCGACTCCTTCATCAAGCTGCACCCCACGCACCCCAAGGTGGACTACGCCGCCTACCGCGCGGCCCTGTCCTACGTGGAGGAGTTCCCCTCGGAGTTCTTCGCCCTGCCGCCTTCGTACGAGAAGGAGCAGAAGCCCATGTACGACGCGCTCCGGGCGATGAACGCCTTCCTGCGCCAGTACCCGCAGTCGCAGTACGCCACGGACGCGAAGGTGCACGCGGACGACGCCCGCTTCCGGCTGGCCCGGCACGAGCTGTACGTCGCGTCCTTCTACGCCCGGCGCGAGCGCTGGAAGGCCGTGGCCCAGCGCCTGGAGGGGCTGCTCAAGGACTACCCGGGCACGACGCTGGAAGAGGAGGCCCTCTTCAAGCTGCACGAGGCCTACGGGAAGCTCAACGACCCGCAGCGCGCCCAGGACACGCTGCGCCAGGTCATCAAGCGCCTGCCGGGCACCCCCGCCGCCGAGCGCGCCCAGAAGATGCTGGGGTCGTGA
- a CDS encoding tetratricopeptide repeat protein codes for MEEALKQLLTLGRGSFEKKQYAQAEQYLTKVVEQNPTFADVYNMLGIIYHDQGQFARAQRAFESALRLNPAYTEAALNLAVIYNDMGKYAEAKEVYQAALSRQKGAPGELDPYVMKKVANMYADIGDVFASSGVWAKAIEEYRRALAHFPEFVDIRLKLGNALRDAGDNAAALSEYEQVIAQNPSYIPGRINYGIALYSAGRRDEAVKVWEDVLVRSPGNKSAQMYLNLVKDPGKAEVTG; via the coding sequence ATGGAAGAAGCCCTCAAGCAGCTACTGACCCTCGGGCGCGGCTCCTTCGAGAAGAAGCAGTACGCCCAGGCCGAGCAGTACCTGACGAAGGTGGTCGAGCAGAACCCGACCTTCGCCGACGTCTACAACATGCTCGGCATCATCTACCACGACCAGGGCCAGTTCGCCCGGGCGCAGCGCGCCTTTGAGTCCGCGCTGCGGCTCAACCCCGCGTACACAGAGGCCGCCCTCAACCTGGCGGTCATCTACAACGACATGGGGAAGTACGCGGAGGCGAAGGAGGTCTACCAGGCCGCCTTGTCCCGCCAGAAGGGCGCCCCCGGCGAGCTGGATCCGTACGTCATGAAGAAGGTGGCCAACATGTACGCCGACATCGGCGACGTGTTCGCCTCCAGCGGCGTGTGGGCCAAGGCGATTGAGGAGTACCGCCGCGCGCTGGCGCACTTCCCGGAGTTCGTGGACATCCGCCTCAAGCTGGGCAACGCCCTGCGGGATGCCGGGGACAACGCGGCCGCGCTCTCCGAGTACGAGCAGGTCATCGCGCAGAATCCGTCGTACATTCCTGGACGGATCAACTATGGAATCGCACTGTACTCGGCGGGACGCCGTGACGAGGCGGTGAAGGTCTGGGAAGACGTGCTCGTGCGCAGCCCCGGCAACAAGAGCGCGCAGATGTACCTGAACCTGGTGAAGGACCCGGGGAAGGCGGAAGTGACGGGTTGA
- a CDS encoding FHA domain-containing protein: MSTPSGTAQSFALKFISGKYQGGEFPLKADKQIVVGRSSELDMVLVEDMVSRKHAKILFSDGKITIEDLGSTNGTFVNGEKVKQARLKEGDRILIGTSILKLVHQGAESAAVDESVVKQKLEEAAAAQAARTTKASSMTGKIEEIPLPDLLQLFHTSKKNGVLVVNNAHEGRIYLRQGRVYYAVIDDNHNLGPQKSFNRIVTWEEGDFELRAADSQEFMVELDSSTEALLMDALRQLDEFKRLQPQLPPMATALRLAQPLTPPLKELTPELLDVLQLVHNHGSLGGVLDHSDGDDVLTAESVVQLMKRDYVRAE; encoded by the coding sequence GTGAGCACTCCGAGCGGTACGGCGCAGTCGTTTGCCCTCAAGTTCATCTCCGGGAAGTACCAGGGCGGTGAGTTCCCGCTGAAGGCCGACAAGCAGATCGTCGTCGGACGGTCGAGCGAGTTGGACATGGTGCTCGTGGAGGACATGGTCTCGCGCAAGCACGCGAAGATCCTGTTCTCCGACGGGAAGATCACCATCGAGGACCTGGGCTCCACCAACGGCACCTTCGTCAACGGCGAGAAGGTGAAGCAGGCCCGGCTCAAGGAGGGGGACCGCATCCTCATCGGCACCTCCATCCTCAAGCTCGTGCACCAGGGCGCGGAGAGCGCCGCCGTGGACGAGAGCGTGGTGAAGCAGAAGCTGGAGGAGGCCGCCGCCGCCCAGGCCGCGCGGACCACCAAGGCCAGCTCCATGACGGGGAAGATTGAAGAGATCCCCCTCCCGGACCTGCTCCAGCTCTTCCACACGTCGAAGAAGAACGGCGTGCTCGTGGTGAACAACGCCCACGAGGGCCGCATCTACCTGCGCCAGGGCCGCGTGTACTACGCGGTCATCGACGACAACCACAACCTGGGTCCGCAGAAGAGCTTCAACCGCATCGTCACCTGGGAAGAGGGTGACTTCGAACTGCGCGCCGCGGACAGCCAGGAGTTCATGGTGGAGCTGGACTCCTCCACCGAAGCGCTCCTCATGGACGCGCTCCGGCAACTGGACGAGTTCAAGCGCCTGCAGCCGCAGCTGCCGCCCATGGCGACGGCGTTGAGGCTCGCGCAGCCGCTGACGCCGCCCCTCAAGGAGCTGACGCCGGAGCTGCTGGACGTGCTCCAGCTGGTGCACAACCACGGCTCGCTGGGCGGTGTGCTGGACCACTCGGACGGCGACGACGTGCTCACGGCCGAATCCGTGGTGCAGCTCATGAAGCGCGACTACGTGCGCGCGGAGTAG
- the selD gene encoding selenide, water dikinase SelD: protein MAGKKPVKARRLTEMSHCAGCAAKLKAGDLARVLGGLKTAAPPQALVGFTTHDDAAVYQLAPGMAVVETVDFFPPLVDDPFQFGAIAAANALSDIWAMGARPLFALNLVCFPEELPLKVLQKILAGGQSKADEAGIPILGGHSIRDPEPKYGMAVTGVVHPKKVLTNAGAKPGDVLILTKPVGTGIATTAIKRGLASKSLVKRVTAQMTTLNKAAGEVFASGAFKVNALTDVTGFGLLGHLLEMMTGSKARALLDLERIPLIAEVPGLAEDGVVPGGTKTNLAHVKPKVRFPEGLPEHIQWLLADAQTNGGLLASVPARHALKAVQALEKAGVDASLIGEVQAGRPGIDVVG, encoded by the coding sequence ATGGCGGGCAAGAAACCGGTGAAGGCCAGGCGCCTCACCGAGATGAGCCACTGCGCGGGCTGCGCGGCGAAGTTGAAGGCAGGGGACCTGGCGCGGGTGTTGGGCGGGCTGAAGACGGCCGCACCCCCGCAGGCCCTGGTAGGCTTCACCACCCACGACGACGCGGCGGTGTACCAGCTGGCGCCGGGCATGGCGGTGGTGGAGACGGTGGACTTCTTCCCGCCGCTCGTGGACGACCCGTTCCAGTTCGGCGCCATCGCCGCGGCCAACGCGCTGTCGGACATCTGGGCCATGGGCGCCAGGCCCCTGTTCGCGCTGAACCTCGTCTGCTTCCCGGAGGAGCTGCCGCTCAAGGTGCTCCAGAAGATCCTCGCGGGCGGCCAGTCCAAGGCGGACGAGGCGGGCATCCCCATCCTGGGCGGCCACAGCATCCGCGACCCGGAGCCCAAGTACGGCATGGCCGTCACGGGCGTGGTGCACCCGAAGAAGGTGCTCACCAACGCCGGGGCGAAGCCCGGGGACGTGCTCATCCTCACCAAGCCCGTGGGCACCGGCATCGCCACCACCGCCATCAAACGGGGCCTTGCGTCGAAGTCGCTCGTGAAGCGGGTGACGGCGCAGATGACCACGCTCAACAAGGCCGCCGGTGAGGTGTTCGCCTCGGGCGCCTTCAAGGTGAACGCGCTCACGGACGTGACGGGCTTCGGGCTCCTGGGCCACCTCTTGGAGATGATGACCGGCTCCAAGGCCAGGGCGCTGCTGGACCTGGAGCGCATCCCGCTCATCGCGGAGGTGCCGGGGCTGGCGGAGGACGGCGTGGTGCCGGGCGGCACGAAGACGAACCTGGCGCATGTGAAGCCGAAGGTGCGTTTCCCGGAGGGGCTGCCGGAGCACATCCAGTGGCTGCTGGCGGATGCGCAGACCAACGGCGGCCTGCTGGCCAGCGTGCCCGCGCGCCATGCGCTCAAGGCGGTGCAGGCGCTGGAGAAGGCGGGCGTGGACGCGTCCCTCATCGGCGAGGTCCAGGCGGGCCGGCCGGGCATCGACGTGGTGGGCTGA
- a CDS encoding N-acetylmuramoyl-L-alanine amidase family protein, translated as MSPRPFPLSLLALLCLLPALSQAGERGARIVIDPGHGGAKEGAKGPGNLWEKDIALQIAQRLRDKLEAAGSEVFLTREQDTQMALSERVDFSNIQRPDLFLSIHANSMPTKRLRERTEGIETYFLSANASGEAARAVADRENAEAPTARAGRGHSTLAFILDDLARTEAHSDASRLAYAIHPRLVSKSGAADRGVQQAPFFVLTGVEAPAVLIEVGFISHPQEGARLGKAAYQEALAEAISDGVQAFLRESRRRDHSPSAPVAGSTGP; from the coding sequence ATGTCGCCGCGCCCCTTCCCCTTGAGTCTCCTCGCGCTGCTGTGCCTGCTCCCGGCCCTGTCCCAGGCGGGGGAGCGCGGTGCGCGCATCGTCATCGACCCGGGCCATGGCGGGGCGAAGGAGGGCGCGAAGGGGCCCGGGAACCTCTGGGAGAAGGACATCGCCCTCCAGATTGCCCAGCGCCTGCGCGACAAACTGGAGGCGGCGGGCAGCGAGGTGTTCCTCACCCGCGAGCAGGACACGCAGATGGCGCTGTCGGAGCGGGTGGACTTCTCCAACATCCAGCGGCCGGACCTCTTCCTCTCCATCCACGCCAACTCCATGCCCACGAAGCGGCTGCGCGAGCGCACCGAGGGCATCGAGACGTACTTCCTCTCCGCCAACGCCTCCGGTGAGGCCGCGCGCGCGGTGGCGGACCGCGAGAACGCGGAGGCACCCACGGCCCGCGCCGGGCGGGGACACTCCACGCTGGCCTTCATCCTGGATGACCTGGCGCGCACGGAGGCGCACTCGGATGCGTCCCGGCTGGCCTACGCCATCCACCCGCGCCTGGTGTCCAAGAGCGGCGCGGCGGACCGGGGCGTGCAGCAGGCGCCGTTCTTCGTGCTCACGGGCGTGGAGGCGCCGGCGGTGCTCATCGAGGTGGGCTTCATCTCCCACCCGCAGGAGGGCGCCCGGCTGGGGAAGGCCGCGTACCAGGAGGCGCTGGCGGAGGCCATCTCGGACGGGGTGCAGGCGTTCCTCCGGGAGTCGCGCCGCAGGGACCACTCGCCCTCCGCGCCGGTGGCTGGATCCACCGGGCCCTGA
- the rph gene encoding ribonuclease PH — protein MRSFQRGALDLRPVTLTPNVNRYAEGSVQVEFGHTKVLVTCSVEDRVPPHLMGKGSGWVTAEYGMLPRATHTRSAREAAKGKQTGRTMEIQRLIGRALRASVDLPSLGVRTFTLDCDVLQADGGTRTASITGAYVALVLAMRSLNKPGMLAKLTPLAAVSVGVVNGEVRVDLDYDEDSTADVDLNLVATADGRIVEVQGTAEHKLFDRKAMDAMLDGGLAAIQQLAAAQARVLG, from the coding sequence GTGCGTTCCTTCCAACGTGGTGCGCTGGATCTCCGGCCGGTCACCCTCACGCCCAACGTCAACCGCTACGCGGAGGGCTCCGTGCAGGTGGAGTTCGGCCACACCAAGGTGCTCGTCACCTGCTCGGTGGAGGACCGCGTCCCGCCGCACCTGATGGGCAAGGGCTCCGGCTGGGTGACGGCCGAGTACGGCATGCTCCCGCGCGCCACGCACACCCGGAGCGCGCGCGAGGCCGCCAAGGGCAAGCAGACCGGGCGCACCATGGAGATCCAACGGCTCATCGGCCGGGCCCTGCGTGCCTCCGTGGACCTGCCCTCGCTGGGCGTCCGCACCTTCACGCTGGACTGCGACGTCCTCCAGGCGGACGGCGGCACGCGCACCGCGTCCATCACCGGCGCGTACGTGGCGCTGGTGCTGGCGATGCGCTCGCTCAACAAGCCGGGCATGTTGGCGAAGCTCACCCCGCTGGCCGCCGTGTCGGTGGGCGTGGTGAACGGCGAGGTGCGCGTGGACCTGGACTACGACGAGGACTCCACCGCGGACGTGGACCTGAACCTCGTGGCCACGGCGGACGGGCGCATCGTGGAGGTGCAGGGCACCGCCGAGCACAAGCTCTTCGACCGCAAGGCGATGGACGCGATGCTGGACGGAGGGCTCGCCGCCATCCAGCAGCTCGCCGCCGCGCAGGCCAGGGTGCTGGGATGA
- the rdgB gene encoding RdgB/HAM1 family non-canonical purine NTP pyrophosphatase, translated as MKPRLLFATGNAGKLRELRMLVGDAVEVVSLKDLPPVPEPVEDGDTFEANAVKKAREYALATGLPTLADDSGLCVDALGGRPGVLSARYAPGDDRARYEKLLAELAGVPDEKRTASFCCALALVAGPGEPRVEVGRCEGTILHAPRGTHGFGYDPVFQVAGQGGRAMAELTPEEKSRVSHRAKAFQRMREHLLAL; from the coding sequence ATGAAGCCCCGGCTGCTCTTCGCCACCGGCAACGCCGGCAAGCTGCGCGAATTGCGCATGCTGGTGGGGGACGCGGTGGAGGTGGTGTCCCTCAAGGACCTGCCCCCCGTGCCCGAACCCGTGGAGGACGGCGACACCTTCGAGGCGAACGCGGTGAAGAAGGCCCGCGAGTACGCGCTGGCCACCGGGCTGCCCACGCTCGCGGATGACTCGGGGCTGTGCGTGGACGCGCTGGGCGGACGCCCCGGAGTGCTCTCCGCGCGCTATGCGCCGGGGGATGACCGGGCCCGGTACGAGAAGCTGCTGGCGGAGCTGGCCGGCGTGCCGGACGAGAAGCGCACGGCGTCCTTCTGCTGCGCCCTGGCGCTGGTGGCGGGCCCGGGCGAGCCCCGGGTGGAGGTGGGCCGCTGCGAGGGCACCATCCTGCATGCGCCCAGAGGGACGCACGGCTTCGGCTACGACCCCGTGTTTCAGGTGGCGGGGCAGGGGGGGCGCGCCATGGCGGAGCTGACGCCGGAGGAGAAGTCGCGGGTGTCGCACCGGGCCAAGGCCTTCCAGCGGATGCGGGAGCACCTGTTGGCGCTCTGA